In the Sus scrofa isolate TJ Tabasco breed Duroc chromosome 7, Sscrofa11.1, whole genome shotgun sequence genome, one interval contains:
- the ISCA2 gene encoding iron-sulfur cluster assembly 2 homolog, mitochondrial, whose amino-acid sequence MAAVRGLYITAAALRAVTPWQRGRLLAASRGPWALREMSSSNPEAGEGQIHLTDSCVQRLLEITEGSEFLRLEVEGGGCSGFQYKFSLDTVINPDDRVFEQGGARVVVDSDSLAFVKGAQVDFSQELIRSSFQVLNNPQAQQGCSCGSSFSVKL is encoded by the exons ATGGCGGCCGTTCGGGGTTTATACATAACAGCTGCGGCTCTGAGAGCGGTCACCCCCTGGCAAAGGGGCAG GCTCCTCGCGGCCTCTCGCGGACCTTGGGCTCTTCGGGAAATGTCGTCCTCCAACCCTGAAGCTGGCGAAGGGCAGATCCACCTTACCGACAGCTGCGTCCAG AGGCTTCTGGAAATCACCGAAGGGTCAGAATTCCTCAgactggaggtggagggaggaggatgctCCGGATTCCAATACAAATTTTCACTGGATACAGTTATCAACCCCGACGACAG GGTATTTGAACAGGGTGGGGCAAGAGTGGTGGTTGATTCTGATAGCTTGGCCTTCGTGAAAGGGGCCCAGGTGGACTTCAGTCAAGAACTGATCCGAAGCTCATTTCAAGTGTTGAACAATCCTCAAGCGCAGCAAGGCTGCTCCTGTGGGTCATCCTTCTCTGTTAAACTTTGA